Proteins from a single region of bacterium:
- a CDS encoding VOC family protein — MKKTLGQIAMHVTHLDVMEDFYKNTVGLTHLFTVPNRLSFFDLGGVRLMLGIAEPGEYALSRPILYYKTSRLDEEFARLKSVGVVVVHQPQLVAPMPDHDLWMAFFKDPEDNTFGIMEERSKNK, encoded by the coding sequence ATGAAAAAAACGCTCGGTCAAATCGCAATGCATGTGACCCATCTGGACGTAATGGAAGATTTTTACAAAAACACGGTGGGCCTGACGCATCTGTTTACTGTTCCGAACCGGTTATCTTTTTTTGATCTTGGCGGTGTTCGCCTGATGTTGGGAATTGCTGAGCCCGGTGAATACGCTCTGTCCCGGCCCATTCTATATTATAAGACATCTCGCCTTGATGAGGAATTTGCACGTCTAAAATCCGTGGGTGTGGTTGTTGTTCATCAGCCTCAATTGGTAGCGCCGATGCCGGATCATGATCTTTGGATGGCTTTTTTCAAGGATCCGGAAGACAATACCTTCGGGATTATGGAAGAAAGGTCAAAAAATAAATGA
- a CDS encoding tetratricopeptide repeat protein, giving the protein MKNYLLFYIILTLTGVVSAQTGLARRQADQLYDRGDNFHAMEAYKNLLNDNPNDPELNYNAGNALYRLEQYDEAIKFYQRALENTSDADLKNKIAYNMANIQYKQKKLKESIEGYKNVLRKNPDDADARKNLEYALKQMQMQQPPPQKNQDKNQSKQEKKEQDQKNQDDQNQPQDENKEEQQNDEQQNKKKSDPNKSGLTKKEAEKLLDALKNQEKDYQKKKIKDKAKSDSETEKDW; this is encoded by the coding sequence ATGAAAAACTATTTACTGTTTTATATCATTCTTACGCTCACCGGCGTCGTATCGGCACAAACAGGCCTTGCCCGGCGTCAGGCGGATCAGCTCTACGATCGGGGCGATAATTTTCACGCTATGGAAGCGTACAAAAATTTGCTCAATGATAATCCCAATGATCCGGAGTTGAATTACAATGCCGGCAATGCGCTGTACCGTTTGGAGCAGTATGACGAAGCGATCAAATTTTATCAGCGCGCATTGGAAAACACGAGCGATGCCGATCTCAAAAATAAGATCGCATATAACATGGCGAATATTCAATACAAGCAGAAAAAGCTTAAAGAAAGTATCGAGGGTTACAAAAACGTTCTGCGTAAAAATCCTGATGACGCCGACGCACGAAAAAACTTAGAATACGCGTTGAAACAAATGCAGATGCAGCAACCGCCGCCTCAAAAAAATCAGGATAAGAATCAATCCAAGCAGGAAAAAAAAGAACAGGATCAAAAAAATCAGGACGATCAAAATCAACCGCAGGATGAAAACAAAGAAGAACAGCAAAACGACGAACAACAAAATAAGAAGAAGTCCGATCCGAATAAATCCGGTTTGACCAAAAAAGAGGCTGAAAAATTACTGGATGCGCTCAAAAATCAGGAAAAAGATTATCAAAAAAAGAAAATAAAAGATAAAGCCAAGTCGGATTCCGAGACGGAAAAAGATTGGTAA
- a CDS encoding carbon starvation protein A, giving the protein MNIAVAMLVSLGALWLAYRFYGSRVAQWLGVDVSRPTPAQRVNDGVDFVPTKPVVLLGHHFASIAAAGPIVGPTMALLYGYMPTWLWIILGVTFIGAVHDFSALFVSVREDGRSIAEIAKRTLGKTGFLFFVAFAILLCILVCAAFLQLTAVSLTSLYPLKEFGLPEDQNILKTVTDNGVLKGVIGGIASTSVIVMTLVAPLIGYLLYKKESGILSVSLLAFIFCFVSVWVGFVYPVTLDPKIWMIVICAYCFIAGWIPVWLVLQPRDFTNVQLLYFGIVVMVAGIIGSGLAGVVIDAPAFNFSAESFQALGYMWPFLFVTIACGSVSGAHALIATGTTSKQIGSEKHAPMIGYGAMLLEALLGICVTLIILGGLGYTDYHDIVWPHDEFGNPKAGNAPLAFAVGVGHTLDKGLGISVVYGTVFGIILLEGFLVTTIDTIVRLTRYLFEELWLTLMENPHPIFRNKFFNTLVPVIGMIALGFTNAYTAIWPIFGSANQLLAALTLTAITAWLIQKSRPFWFTAIPAIFMCLTTITSLSLLFKRYLDARNWALTIADAILLLLTVGVVIMTFRYFYNLRKELSSKKSV; this is encoded by the coding sequence ATGAATATTGCCGTAGCAATGCTGGTTTCACTCGGTGCATTATGGTTGGCTTACCGTTTTTACGGTAGCCGTGTTGCACAGTGGTTGGGTGTAGATGTATCTCGACCGACCCCCGCGCAGCGGGTAAATGACGGTGTTGATTTTGTTCCGACCAAACCTGTCGTATTACTCGGGCATCATTTTGCATCCATTGCTGCGGCCGGGCCGATCGTAGGTCCGACGATGGCTTTGTTGTACGGCTATATGCCGACGTGGTTGTGGATTATTTTAGGTGTGACGTTTATCGGCGCGGTGCATGATTTTTCAGCGTTGTTCGTCAGCGTTCGTGAAGACGGGCGATCCATCGCGGAGATTGCCAAACGTACTCTTGGAAAAACCGGATTTTTGTTTTTTGTAGCGTTTGCCATATTGCTCTGCATTCTCGTCTGCGCGGCTTTTTTACAATTGACCGCCGTATCCCTCACGTCGCTGTACCCCCTAAAAGAATTTGGCTTACCGGAAGATCAGAATATTTTAAAAACGGTTACGGATAATGGCGTTTTAAAAGGTGTCATCGGCGGCATCGCATCAACTTCGGTGATTGTTATGACCTTAGTTGCGCCATTGATCGGATATCTTCTCTATAAAAAAGAATCCGGTATTTTATCGGTCAGCTTACTGGCTTTTATTTTTTGCTTTGTTTCGGTTTGGGTAGGATTTGTTTATCCCGTGACACTTGATCCTAAAATTTGGATGATCGTGATCTGCGCTTATTGTTTTATCGCAGGTTGGATTCCGGTTTGGCTTGTTTTGCAACCGCGGGATTTTACCAATGTACAGTTGTTATACTTCGGTATTGTCGTAATGGTTGCCGGTATTATCGGAAGCGGCTTGGCCGGTGTAGTGATCGACGCGCCGGCGTTCAATTTTTCCGCAGAATCATTTCAGGCGCTTGGTTATATGTGGCCGTTTCTTTTTGTGACAATTGCCTGCGGTTCGGTATCCGGAGCGCATGCCCTGATCGCGACCGGTACGACATCCAAACAAATAGGCAGCGAAAAACATGCGCCGATGATCGGTTACGGTGCGATGCTTCTGGAAGCGTTGTTGGGCATTTGCGTGACACTCATCATATTGGGCGGGCTTGGTTATACGGATTATCACGACATCGTCTGGCCGCATGACGAATTTGGAAACCCTAAAGCCGGTAATGCGCCATTAGCGTTTGCCGTCGGCGTAGGGCATACTTTAGACAAAGGGCTTGGTATTTCGGTGGTGTACGGTACGGTATTTGGTATTATTCTGCTCGAGGGATTTCTGGTCACAACGATAGATACCATCGTGCGTCTGACACGTTATCTTTTTGAAGAATTGTGGCTCACGTTGATGGAAAATCCCCATCCGATATTTCGTAATAAATTTTTTAATACGTTGGTACCCGTGATCGGCATGATCGCGCTTGGTTTTACCAATGCATACACCGCGATTTGGCCGATTTTTGGTTCAGCCAATCAACTGCTGGCGGCGCTTACACTGACGGCTATTACCGCATGGCTTATACAGAAATCGCGCCCATTTTGGTTTACGGCGATCCCGGCGATTTTTATGTGCCTTACGACCATTACATCGCTTTCGCTTTTATTTAAACGCTATTTGGATGCACGCAACTGGGCATTGACGATCGCCGATGCGATACTGTTGCTGCTCACGGTGGGTGTCGTAATAATGACTTTCCGTTATTTTTATAATTTACGTAAGGAACTCAGTTCCAAAAAATCCGTATGA
- a CDS encoding pyridoxal phosphate-dependent aminotransferase translates to MKELTGSVYEKYRHLIKQQTSVAKLHIGDTALWPPYAMPLADYFTSAHRDMTKYCNTYGVDELRKTIAEKVSEDNGITSTRDHVLVTAGASNALSAAMMTLINPGDEVIVLTPCWPFFTGMVRAAGGKVVEVPLYMDLYDQPEMDIFGKLKNATTSKTVAVYVNSPNNPSGKMLDARQWQAVVDFVKQHQLWLISDEAYDGLAFDGRKTISPATLGIREQTISIFTFSKIFMFAGLRLGYAIAEPELIHALNKVMVHQLYSPSPVGQYMMVEPLRRRHEWMHGINAQYQQLRDAMVEALAMPVAKPEGTYFVFLDAAPYLQGRAFDQLVEQMIMGGVLVAPGGDFGKDFSSYIRLCFTGEPESVITSSAQVIRNVLLQNGQTS, encoded by the coding sequence GTGAAAGAGCTTACCGGATCGGTGTACGAAAAATACCGTCATTTGATCAAACAGCAGACATCGGTTGCTAAATTGCATATCGGAGATACGGCGTTATGGCCGCCGTATGCGATGCCTTTGGCCGACTATTTCACATCGGCACACCGTGATATGACCAAATATTGCAACACGTACGGCGTGGATGAACTGCGTAAAACCATTGCCGAAAAAGTAAGCGAAGACAACGGTATCACTTCCACTCGGGATCATGTTTTAGTGACGGCCGGAGCGAGCAATGCGTTGAGTGCGGCGATGATGACTCTGATCAATCCCGGCGACGAAGTGATCGTGTTAACGCCGTGCTGGCCATTCTTTACGGGAATGGTGCGTGCCGCGGGCGGAAAAGTGGTCGAAGTTCCGCTGTACATGGACTTATATGACCAACCGGAAATGGATATTTTCGGAAAGCTCAAAAATGCAACGACTTCCAAAACGGTGGCCGTGTATGTCAATTCGCCCAATAATCCGTCAGGAAAAATGTTGGATGCTCGACAATGGCAGGCTGTCGTTGATTTTGTAAAACAGCATCAGTTGTGGCTGATCAGCGATGAAGCGTACGACGGTTTGGCATTTGACGGGCGTAAAACGATTTCCCCCGCTACGTTGGGTATACGCGAACAAACCATCAGCATTTTTACGTTTTCTAAAATATTTATGTTCGCGGGATTGCGCCTCGGCTACGCGATCGCGGAGCCTGAACTTATCCATGCATTGAATAAAGTCATGGTGCACCAGTTATATAGCCCTTCGCCGGTGGGGCAGTATATGATGGTCGAACCGTTGCGGCGTCGGCACGAGTGGATGCACGGGATCAATGCCCAATACCAACAACTGCGCGATGCGATGGTGGAAGCACTGGCCATGCCGGTCGCTAAACCGGAGGGAACGTATTTTGTTTTTTTAGATGCAGCGCCGTATTTGCAAGGTCGGGCATTTGATCAACTGGTTGAGCAAATGATTATGGGCGGCGTATTGGTCGCGCCGGGCGGTGATTTTGGCAAAGATTTTTCTTCGTATATACGCCTCTGTTTTACGGGTGAACCGGAATCTGTAATCACATCGTCGGCTCAGGTTATTCGAAATGTATTATTGCAAAACGGACAAACGTCATAA
- a CDS encoding M61 family metallopeptidase: protein MNYRTLLWWVCVSASVSAQQVNYEVRFPNIRHHEAEVTAVFSDISSPVLDIRMSRSSPGRYALHEFIKNVYSVRAEDGRGKKLDVTQNDPYGWQVSGHDGTVRFFYTVYGDHVDGTYLSLDASHAHINPPAMFVYAQNADHRNIRLRFTLPDKTWRIATQLKESGASVYIASDLAYLMDSPIEISAFQESSWRVPATSGDILFSLILHHTGTPKQTEYLAKVGDVIVREARAVFGEFPVFDQGRYAFMMELTPYASWDGMEHRNSSVITNRDSISGDFLDIASTMAHEFFHAWNVERLRPKSLEPFDKTRVNMSEELWFAEGFTSYYDDLIITRAGIQSVDRYCKVLTKLMNNVVVDPSKNFGGPAHMSQRAAFTDAATSVDAQNRKNIFSTYYWYGATVALGLDLTLRTEHGKTLDDYMQLLWKAYGKTEKPYTSADLESALGDLIGDKKRAQRFFDETIRGNRLPDYKKLLDYAGFVTRAAHADRPTLGQVRLAADDDGILIKDATLIGDPLYLAGLDRGDKIFSLNDQAVRSIEAWEEVLKQLKPDDSVTIVYEQRGLKGTSRVKVAVDPSLEIIPVEQTGKSLTEKKSNFRAAWLSSKSIDKPLLYRYCKKCRRAYEFQYEFCPFDGVLLQITPEE, encoded by the coding sequence ATGAATTATCGTACCCTGTTATGGTGGGTTTGTGTATCCGCTAGTGTATCTGCGCAACAAGTTAACTATGAAGTTCGCTTTCCCAACATTCGCCATCATGAGGCGGAAGTGACGGCCGTGTTTTCGGATATTTCGTCACCCGTTTTGGATATTCGGATGAGCCGTTCCTCACCGGGGCGTTATGCACTGCACGAATTTATCAAAAATGTGTATTCGGTTAGAGCCGAGGATGGGCGCGGAAAAAAACTTGATGTAACCCAAAATGATCCTTACGGGTGGCAAGTATCCGGTCATGATGGAACGGTGCGTTTTTTTTATACAGTGTACGGCGATCATGTAGATGGCACGTATTTATCGCTCGATGCGTCGCACGCGCATATCAATCCCCCGGCGATGTTTGTGTATGCACAAAACGCAGACCATCGCAATATCCGCCTTCGGTTTACGCTTCCGGATAAAACATGGCGCATCGCTACACAACTCAAAGAGTCCGGCGCTTCAGTATACATTGCTTCGGATTTGGCTTATCTGATGGATAGCCCTATTGAGATCAGCGCATTTCAGGAATCGTCATGGCGCGTTCCGGCGACAAGTGGTGATATTCTTTTTTCGCTGATACTTCATCATACGGGAACGCCGAAACAGACAGAATATTTGGCTAAAGTCGGCGATGTGATCGTCCGCGAAGCGCGTGCGGTTTTTGGCGAATTTCCGGTTTTTGATCAGGGACGGTATGCCTTTATGATGGAGTTGACGCCGTATGCGTCCTGGGACGGGATGGAACACCGCAATTCAAGTGTGATCACCAATCGGGATTCTATTAGCGGTGATTTCTTGGATATCGCATCTACGATGGCGCATGAATTTTTTCACGCGTGGAATGTGGAACGCCTTCGTCCCAAATCGCTAGAACCGTTTGATAAAACGCGGGTCAATATGTCGGAGGAACTTTGGTTTGCCGAGGGTTTTACTTCCTACTATGATGATTTGATCATTACACGGGCGGGCATTCAAAGCGTGGACCGGTATTGCAAGGTATTAACCAAATTGATGAATAACGTAGTCGTGGATCCCTCTAAAAATTTTGGCGGTCCGGCACACATGAGCCAACGTGCGGCGTTTACCGATGCCGCGACTTCGGTGGATGCGCAGAATCGTAAAAATATATTTTCGACGTATTATTGGTACGGCGCTACGGTGGCTTTGGGATTGGATCTGACGTTGCGCACGGAACATGGCAAAACGTTGGATGACTACATGCAGCTTTTGTGGAAAGCGTACGGTAAAACGGAAAAACCCTATACTTCAGCCGATCTCGAATCGGCGTTAGGTGATCTGATCGGCGATAAAAAACGGGCGCAACGTTTTTTTGATGAAACGATTCGCGGTAACCGGTTACCGGATTATAAAAAGCTGCTGGATTATGCCGGTTTCGTCACACGTGCTGCGCATGCGGATAGACCGACATTAGGACAAGTGCGGCTCGCAGCCGATGACGACGGTATCCTCATCAAAGATGCCACGCTCATAGGAGATCCGCTGTATCTGGCCGGTCTGGATCGCGGCGATAAAATTTTTTCGCTCAATGATCAAGCCGTGCGTTCTATTGAGGCGTGGGAAGAGGTTTTGAAACAATTAAAACCCGATGACAGCGTAACGATTGTTTATGAACAGCGCGGTCTCAAAGGCACTTCACGGGTCAAAGTTGCAGTGGATCCGTCCTTGGAAATTATCCCGGTTGAGCAAACCGGTAAGTCACTGACAGAAAAAAAATCAAACTTTCGCGCGGCATGGCTTTCATCTAAATCTATAGACAAGCCGTTGCTGTATCGGTACTGTAAAAAGTGCCGGCGTGCGTACGAATTTCAATACGAATTCTGCCCGTTTGACGGCGTGCTTTTGCAAATAACACCGGAGGAGTAA
- a CDS encoding acetate--CoA ligase family protein, giving the protein MHALDAIFKPRNVAVIGASRKSKTIGHEIIHNLIECGFTGAIYPVNPNAPAIHSIKAYPTVKDIPDEVDLAIVTVPKQLVLGVVDECAAKGIKGLIVITAGFKEVGAEGAALEDQLMAKIKKYDMRMVGPNCMGVINTDEHVNLNATFSPTQSRSGNIAFISQSGALGVAILENAESLELGISNFASIGNKPDISGNDLLEYWRDDSRTKLILMYLESFGNPRRFIEVARSITRFKPILAVKSGRTMAGARAASSHTGALSGSDTIVDAMFRQSGVMRVSSIEQLFDVAMAFDKQPLPHGDRVAILSNAGGPAIMATDALVSNGLKLAEFTQQTKTALRQILSPEASVNNPVDTTAGGDAQIYGKALDIICKDPNVDSVLAIFVPPITVFLRDVAEQIVAINKRFPDKTVLSCCMSQEKIHISYMRTHDIPTYTFPESAALALAAMNEHRKWRLKQEGTLRKFEVDKAAVEKIIRDCYAAGRTYLSQDEVFGILRAYGLRTASSTIVKTEAEAVAFAAKLNKPVVLKVHSSQIVHKTDVGGVIIDLRTEADVQRGYQTIIKNLTAHHLQDKIEGMLVQEMVKGGKEIVLGMSRDPQFGPVLMCGLGGIYVEVMKDVAFKIAPLTDIDAREMIESLRSYPLLQGIRGEKPADIATVVEYLQRLSQLVTDVEAITEMDVNPLMVFEKSEDCKIVDARIKLKEPS; this is encoded by the coding sequence GTGCACGCTCTTGACGCTATATTCAAACCCCGCAACGTCGCCGTGATCGGCGCTTCGCGCAAAAGCAAAACTATCGGCCATGAAATCATTCATAACCTCATCGAATGCGGTTTCACCGGCGCGATATATCCCGTCAATCCGAATGCACCGGCCATACATAGTATCAAAGCTTATCCGACCGTCAAAGATATTCCGGACGAAGTGGATCTAGCCATCGTCACCGTGCCCAAACAACTGGTACTCGGCGTCGTGGACGAATGCGCGGCCAAAGGAATCAAAGGTCTGATCGTCATCACGGCGGGATTCAAAGAAGTCGGCGCGGAAGGTGCGGCACTTGAAGATCAACTCATGGCCAAAATAAAAAAATACGATATGCGTATGGTCGGCCCTAATTGTATGGGCGTGATCAATACCGATGAACACGTCAATCTCAATGCTACGTTTTCGCCGACCCAGTCGCGCTCCGGTAATATCGCATTCATTTCCCAAAGCGGCGCGCTCGGCGTAGCCATTCTCGAAAACGCCGAATCGCTTGAACTGGGCATTTCCAATTTTGCCAGCATCGGTAATAAACCGGATATCTCCGGCAATGATCTTTTGGAATACTGGCGTGATGATTCGCGCACTAAACTGATATTGATGTACCTTGAAAGTTTCGGCAATCCCCGGCGCTTTATCGAAGTAGCGCGCAGTATTACGCGATTCAAACCGATATTGGCCGTCAAATCGGGACGTACCATGGCGGGAGCGCGTGCCGCATCGTCTCATACCGGCGCCTTGTCCGGTTCCGACACGATCGTGGACGCGATGTTTCGCCAATCGGGCGTGATGCGCGTATCCTCCATCGAACAGCTTTTTGATGTAGCAATGGCTTTTGACAAGCAGCCGCTGCCGCACGGTGATCGCGTTGCGATTTTGAGTAACGCCGGCGGACCGGCGATCATGGCCACGGATGCGCTCGTAAGCAACGGACTAAAATTGGCCGAGTTTACACAACAAACCAAAACTGCGCTACGTCAGATTCTTTCACCGGAAGCCAGTGTTAATAATCCGGTGGATACGACGGCCGGCGGTGACGCGCAGATCTACGGCAAAGCGCTTGATATTATCTGCAAAGATCCTAATGTGGACAGCGTACTGGCAATTTTTGTTCCACCGATCACAGTGTTTCTGCGCGACGTGGCCGAACAAATCGTCGCGATCAATAAACGTTTCCCCGATAAAACCGTGCTCAGTTGTTGTATGAGCCAGGAAAAAATTCACATCAGCTATATGCGTACACACGATATTCCGACTTATACATTCCCTGAATCGGCGGCGTTGGCGTTAGCGGCGATGAATGAACACCGTAAATGGCGGCTTAAGCAGGAAGGTACGCTGCGCAAATTTGAAGTTGATAAAGCCGCAGTCGAAAAAATCATTCGCGACTGTTATGCCGCAGGAAGAACGTATCTTTCGCAAGACGAAGTATTCGGTATTCTCCGTGCATACGGATTGCGCACGGCCTCCAGTACGATCGTCAAAACGGAAGCCGAAGCCGTAGCCTTTGCCGCAAAACTCAATAAGCCCGTCGTACTCAAAGTGCATTCGTCCCAGATCGTACACAAAACGGACGTAGGCGGCGTTATCATAGACCTGCGTACCGAAGCCGATGTACAGCGCGGTTATCAGACGATCATCAAAAATCTTACGGCGCACCATCTGCAAGACAAAATCGAAGGCATGCTGGTACAAGAAATGGTTAAAGGCGGTAAAGAAATCGTACTCGGTATGAGCCGCGATCCTCAGTTTGGCCCGGTGCTCATGTGCGGCCTCGGAGGTATCTACGTCGAGGTGATGAAAGATGTCGCGTTTAAAATCGCACCTTTGACAGATATCGATGCGCGGGAGATGATCGAGTCCTTGCGCAGTTATCCGTTGTTGCAAGGTATCCGCGGTGAAAAACCGGCGGACATCGCAACCGTCGTCGAATATCTGCAACGGCTTTCGCAATTGGTCACGGACGTGGAAGCGATCACTGAAATGGATGTCAATCCGCTGATGGTATTTGAAAAATCCGAAGATTGCAAAATCGTAGATGCACGGATCAAATTGAAAGAACCCTCATAA
- a CDS encoding acyltransferase, whose product MKIGYVQFKPQFGDIDYNAAKIYALLEKKQADLMVLPELATTGYYFRDRKEAYALSEDPKKSFVVEVLVELCKKNGMHVITGFNERDGGKNYNSALLIGKKGIVDVYRKIHLFNTEKNCFTPGDKPLRVHKIASARVGMMICFDWIFPEVTRTLSLMGADIIAHPSNLVLNYCQNAMITRSIENMVYCVTANRYGEETRPHGELTFTGQSQIVAPKGVLLHRAPEQKEEVYIAKIDLTKSRQKNMTPKNDLFKDRRTKFYL is encoded by the coding sequence ATGAAAATCGGATACGTGCAATTCAAACCGCAATTTGGAGATATAGATTATAATGCTGCCAAAATCTACGCACTTTTGGAAAAGAAGCAGGCTGATCTGATGGTATTACCTGAATTGGCCACAACGGGATATTATTTTCGCGATCGTAAGGAAGCGTATGCGTTATCCGAAGATCCGAAAAAATCATTTGTCGTGGAAGTACTGGTCGAGTTATGCAAAAAAAACGGTATGCACGTGATCACCGGGTTCAATGAACGGGACGGGGGAAAAAACTATAACAGCGCCTTGCTGATCGGTAAAAAAGGCATTGTGGATGTGTACCGTAAAATTCATTTATTTAACACTGAAAAAAATTGTTTCACACCGGGCGATAAACCGCTGCGCGTTCATAAAATCGCTTCGGCACGGGTCGGTATGATGATTTGTTTCGACTGGATTTTTCCCGAAGTGACGCGCACGCTGTCGCTTATGGGCGCGGATATCATCGCTCATCCTTCCAATCTGGTTTTGAACTATTGCCAAAATGCCATGATTACCCGATCCATCGAAAATATGGTGTATTGTGTCACAGCCAATCGTTATGGCGAGGAAACACGTCCCCACGGCGAGCTGACCTTTACGGGACAAAGTCAGATCGTTGCCCCCAAAGGCGTGTTACTACATCGTGCGCCGGAACAAAAGGAAGAAGTCTATATCGCAAAGATTGATTTGACCAAGTCACGTCAAAAAAACATGACGCCGAAAAACGATCTTTTCAAAGATCGAAGAACAAAATTTTATCTCTGA
- a CDS encoding zinc-binding dehydrogenase: protein MHQETMKAAVLQAVGSIENLHYTDISKPEPKPGEALIRINAAALNHRDLWIVFGKYAKIQVPAVLGSDACGTVEQVGDIKDNIWVSRRVVVHPGLFWGNNPRAQGKNYKILGMPDQGTLAEYVTVPVENLAEAPGHLSDEAAAALPLAGLTAYRALMKQGKADAGETVVITGVGGGVAALALQMAMTVGAQVVVTSGHDEKIARALSLGASAGYNYKATDMFKKMASDGIEPDLIVDGTGGASFGEWLNLMKPGGRYVTYGATNGNPEHIDLRKIFWKQLTIQGSTMGTIDDFRAMIKIYDQYRLKPAVDKVFSLAECRSAFHRMESSEQFGKIILKP, encoded by the coding sequence GTGCACCAGGAAACCATGAAAGCGGCGGTATTGCAGGCGGTCGGTTCTATTGAAAACTTGCATTATACCGACATCTCTAAACCGGAGCCGAAGCCGGGTGAAGCGTTGATCCGAATTAATGCAGCGGCTCTGAATCATCGTGATCTCTGGATAGTATTTGGTAAATATGCCAAAATACAAGTTCCGGCTGTTTTGGGTTCCGATGCATGCGGCACTGTTGAGCAAGTCGGTGACATAAAAGATAATATTTGGGTCAGCCGCCGTGTTGTGGTTCATCCCGGTTTGTTTTGGGGGAACAACCCGAGGGCACAGGGAAAAAATTACAAAATCTTGGGCATGCCCGATCAGGGTACGCTTGCGGAGTATGTCACGGTTCCGGTAGAAAATTTAGCCGAAGCGCCGGGGCATCTTTCGGATGAAGCAGCGGCGGCGTTGCCGTTGGCGGGTTTGACGGCGTATCGTGCGCTTATGAAACAGGGTAAAGCCGATGCGGGTGAAACGGTCGTGATCACAGGCGTCGGCGGCGGCGTAGCGGCATTGGCTCTGCAAATGGCAATGACCGTCGGTGCGCAGGTCGTCGTGACGTCCGGTCATGATGAAAAAATCGCACGCGCGCTTTCGCTCGGTGCATCCGCCGGTTATAACTATAAAGCAACAGATATGTTCAAAAAGATGGCTTCGGACGGGATCGAACCCGATCTCATCGTGGATGGCACCGGAGGCGCATCATTTGGCGAATGGCTCAATCTCATGAAACCGGGCGGCCGTTATGTGACGTATGGCGCAACTAACGGTAATCCGGAACACATAGATTTGCGAAAAATTTTTTGGAAACAACTGACTATACAAGGCTCCACGATGGGAACTATCGATGATTTTAGAGCTATGATTAAGATCTACGATCAATACCGACTGAAGCCGGCTGTGGATAAAGTGTTTTCTTTAGCCGAATGCCGTTCCGCATTTCATCGTATGGAATCAAGTGAACAGTTTGGTAAAATTATCCTTAAACCGTAA